In Paenibacillus guangzhouensis, a single window of DNA contains:
- a CDS encoding efflux RND transporter permease subunit, whose amino-acid sequence MIEYLVKKRKITLLFFIMAMLVGAFSFAGLPQQEMPDIVIKYATITTIYPGASAQKIEQTVTKVVEQKVKEIQGIKEVVSISSEGYSSIVIKAKDEADTKVVWDKLRKNVQDVREELPEGAKPPVVNDDLASSFIGSYAVTAKSKEDLYKLNDLMTHWRDQLRAIPGVAKVELRGIPKQEVHVNIDSSKLQQYQLSWEQVLSAVEGEKQRVPTGGINFNKRTYQLIVKDVDQLDGLNNLLVTRSQSGAPVYLKDIAKIEFTHVKSEYFSYYNGKPVVTIGIGAETGSDVPTMNKLVNARLDLLKKSLPSHAKFITLFAQQDRVDEIFASLTKETLIAIAAVIVICTLGMSLLTASFVALAIPISVAIGLIFLPVLNVTLNEMSVIGLIIVLGILVDDAVVVNDNIERRLTDLGEDSRTAAVKGTKEVAISILTATLATISAFAPLIFLKGDIGAFIKPIPIVISLTMLASMVMSLTIIPIFREWYENRKQIRTTSSRSKPGLLSNQIEALGRFYSGKLMSRVIKRPFIIGLSGLFIGTAAYSLALFVPVELFPESERPELSISVSMPTGTSLQETDRIVNRVANWVGEQKEVDVFSSSAGGDAPQLFFDIDADATGLSSSTSGHLMVRLKKEGTDLATTIREWDTTFKKAYPGVSIAVKAPSLGIAVGKPVSIRIAGENMEHLQKLAQQVKGMIVNTSGTYNVKDDMGIEQYGLELDINKQAMDQYMVSYANLTRTLLLASDGITTSQYNTGKNLINIRLYVEKGVQDPNELFHHLNVTNAAGQQIPLSQLAGLKPGFSVQQIKHFNLARTITVDADVKGRTATEVMEEISGKLNDISFPEGYSWAIGGETSEQDKIFSDIGGLSIFVIFLILMLITIQFYSVSISLIVMTTVYLAAAGGIIGSFITGVPIGFMSLMGIISLAGIVVRNGIVLIEFIEDARHAGAELEEAIIQATAARFRPILLTSLTAIVGMVPIALIGDILFRPMANTIIFGLIFSTILTLFVVPSLYLVVARRKLKMQQRKRQKQFSNEDHRQQNLSV is encoded by the coding sequence ATGATCGAATACTTGGTAAAAAAACGAAAAATTACGCTGTTATTTTTCATCATGGCTATGCTTGTCGGTGCCTTCAGCTTTGCCGGACTCCCGCAGCAGGAAATGCCGGATATCGTGATCAAATATGCGACGATTACAACGATTTACCCTGGAGCTTCCGCTCAAAAAATAGAGCAGACAGTTACGAAAGTCGTCGAGCAGAAGGTGAAAGAAATTCAAGGAATCAAGGAGGTTGTATCTATCTCATCTGAAGGCTACTCATCCATCGTCATTAAAGCAAAAGATGAGGCGGATACGAAAGTCGTATGGGATAAATTGCGCAAAAACGTTCAGGATGTAAGAGAAGAATTACCGGAGGGAGCGAAGCCACCGGTTGTTAATGACGACCTGGCAAGTTCATTTATCGGTTCCTATGCTGTCACCGCCAAGAGTAAGGAGGACCTGTATAAACTCAATGATCTCATGACACATTGGAGAGATCAGCTGCGTGCCATTCCGGGTGTGGCGAAAGTCGAGTTGAGGGGGATTCCGAAGCAGGAAGTTCATGTAAATATCGATAGCAGTAAACTGCAGCAGTATCAATTAAGCTGGGAACAAGTATTATCGGCGGTGGAGGGAGAGAAGCAGCGGGTACCAACGGGAGGCATTAACTTCAATAAGCGGACTTATCAGTTAATCGTGAAGGATGTCGATCAACTAGATGGGTTGAATAATCTACTTGTGACGAGATCGCAGTCCGGCGCTCCTGTCTACTTGAAGGATATCGCTAAGATCGAATTTACGCACGTCAAATCGGAGTATTTTTCCTATTACAATGGTAAGCCTGTGGTGACGATCGGGATTGGTGCGGAAACGGGCAGCGACGTGCCGACAATGAATAAGCTCGTTAATGCAAGACTTGATCTGTTGAAGAAAAGTCTTCCGTCCCATGCCAAATTTATTACACTGTTCGCACAACAAGACCGCGTCGATGAGATATTCGCCAGTCTGACGAAGGAGACGCTTATCGCGATCGCAGCGGTTATTGTCATATGCACACTCGGCATGAGTTTACTTACGGCCTCTTTTGTAGCGTTAGCCATACCCATTTCGGTCGCGATCGGATTAATCTTTTTGCCTGTGCTAAATGTTACGTTGAATGAAATGTCTGTCATCGGACTGATTATCGTGCTTGGGATCTTGGTAGATGATGCTGTCGTCGTCAATGACAATATTGAGCGGCGGCTTACGGATCTGGGGGAAGATTCGCGTACGGCGGCGGTGAAAGGGACCAAAGAAGTTGCGATTTCCATCTTAACGGCTACGCTCGCGACTATTTCCGCATTTGCCCCATTAATATTTTTGAAGGGGGATATCGGCGCATTTATCAAACCGATTCCAATTGTCATTTCATTGACGATGTTGGCATCGATGGTGATGTCATTGACGATCATTCCGATCTTCCGCGAATGGTATGAGAACCGCAAGCAAATCCGGACGACCTCGTCCCGTTCCAAGCCTGGTCTATTAAGTAATCAAATCGAGGCGTTAGGACGTTTCTATTCCGGAAAATTAATGAGCAGAGTGATTAAACGTCCGTTCATCATAGGCCTGTCTGGCTTATTCATCGGGACTGCAGCCTATTCTTTGGCGCTGTTCGTTCCCGTGGAACTGTTCCCAGAATCCGAACGTCCAGAGCTTTCAATTAGTGTCTCGATGCCGACGGGAACCTCATTGCAGGAAACGGATCGAATAGTTAACCGGGTCGCTAATTGGGTAGGAGAGCAGAAGGAAGTGGATGTATTCTCATCGAGTGCCGGCGGCGATGCTCCGCAATTGTTCTTCGATATCGATGCGGATGCTACAGGACTCTCCTCGTCGACATCGGGGCATCTCATGGTGAGGTTGAAAAAAGAAGGCACTGACCTTGCCACCACCATACGGGAATGGGATACAACATTCAAAAAAGCGTATCCTGGCGTATCCATCGCAGTAAAGGCACCTTCATTAGGAATTGCTGTAGGCAAGCCAGTCTCCATTCGTATCGCAGGGGAGAACATGGAACATCTGCAGAAACTGGCACAGCAAGTGAAAGGGATGATTGTGAACACGAGCGGGACTTACAACGTGAAAGACGATATGGGCATCGAACAGTACGGGCTGGAGTTAGATATCAACAAACAAGCGATGGATCAATACATGGTCTCGTATGCAAATCTGACGCGTACATTGCTGCTTGCAAGCGACGGCATAACAACCAGCCAATACAATACAGGTAAAAATCTAATAAATATCAGGTTGTATGTGGAAAAAGGCGTTCAAGATCCGAACGAGCTCTTCCATCACCTAAATGTGACGAACGCAGCAGGACAACAAATACCGTTGTCGCAGCTGGCTGGGCTCAAGCCGGGCTTTTCGGTTCAGCAAATTAAGCATTTCAATTTGGCACGAACGATTACGGTGGATGCCGATGTAAAAGGGCGTACAGCGACGGAGGTGATGGAGGAGATCAGCGGGAAGCTGAATGACATTTCTTTCCCAGAAGGCTACAGCTGGGCGATTGGCGGTGAAACCTCAGAACAGGATAAAATCTTTTCGGATATTGGCGGTTTGTCGATCTTCGTTATATTCCTCATTCTGATGTTGATTACGATTCAATTCTACTCTGTGTCCATTTCGTTGATCGTGATGACGACCGTTTATTTGGCGGCGGCAGGCGGAATTATCGGTAGCTTCATAACGGGCGTGCCGATTGGCTTTATGAGTCTGATGGGGATTATTTCATTGGCGGGTATCGTCGTCCGCAACGGTATTGTGCTGATCGAGTTTATTGAAGACGCACGGCATGCCGGGGCCGAGTTGGAGGAGGCGATTATTCAAGCTACCGCGGCACGGTTCCGCCCTATACTGCTCACATCATTGACGGCGATTGTAGGTATGGTTCCGATCGCGCTCATTGGTGATATTTTGTTCCGTCCGATGGCGAACACGATTATTTTTGGTCTAATTTTCTCCACTATCCTGACTTTATTCGTCGTTCCATCCTTGTACTTGGTCGTGGCGCGCCGCAAATTGAAGATGCAGCAACGTAAACGTCAGAAGCAATTCAGCAATGAAGATCATCGTCAGCAAAACCTATCCGTTTAA
- a CDS encoding efflux RND transporter periplasmic adaptor subunit, which produces MRGRGIATMLLIVCSVATVACSNSETQGNVEEQVKQGRVVGIDTVRKQPLTTNYTLSGTLEPMTVMSAAFEIPGRIVETNVQIGDRVKKGDVLAKLDTYQYRLQLDEAIQGTIQANAGLDSAEASIRASSAQVKSAEANLLEMKKGARKQQRERVNNALAMAQSAYEKAQVDADRSQRLYDQGLVSQSDNENAQLALTNAKNAVKDAESAVSEMQEGATKEQIRAASGVLDQANSGKMASIAAKKQAFATYNAALATKRQAELALSKTTLLSRFDGVVLAKAFNTGELAAEGQSVYTLGKVDELKVLVPLPDHEAKQWKVSTAVDVSLYGEVSKGIIKKIYPSTNAATGTINGEIVIRNSKLGWSPGQVVKVGLHQSNVDVILIPVEAVIRDGDQPFVYKLEKGIAVKTIVHLGGHMLNNQLEISAGLKEGEQIVTRGADMLMDGDHIQAAEGATR; this is translated from the coding sequence GTGCGAGGACGTGGGATCGCAACAATGCTATTGATTGTCTGTAGCGTAGCAACTGTCGCATGCTCGAATTCAGAGACACAGGGTAACGTAGAAGAACAGGTTAAGCAAGGAAGAGTGGTAGGCATCGACACGGTAAGGAAGCAGCCGTTGACGACGAACTATACGTTGTCAGGAACATTGGAACCAATGACTGTGATGTCCGCGGCATTCGAGATTCCCGGACGAATCGTGGAGACGAATGTTCAGATTGGAGATCGCGTCAAGAAAGGAGATGTGCTCGCCAAGCTTGATACGTATCAATATCGTCTTCAACTGGATGAGGCGATTCAGGGAACTATCCAAGCCAATGCGGGACTGGACAGCGCAGAAGCATCCATCCGTGCATCCAGCGCGCAAGTTAAAAGCGCAGAAGCAAATTTGCTGGAAATGAAGAAAGGTGCACGGAAGCAGCAGCGTGAGAGAGTGAATAACGCGCTGGCTATGGCCCAGTCGGCATATGAGAAAGCCCAAGTCGATGCTGATCGCTCACAACGACTTTATGATCAAGGATTAGTGTCTCAGAGCGACAACGAAAATGCTCAATTAGCTTTGACGAATGCAAAGAATGCTGTAAAAGATGCAGAATCCGCTGTATCCGAAATGCAAGAAGGGGCAACAAAAGAGCAAATACGCGCAGCATCCGGCGTGTTGGATCAAGCAAATTCAGGCAAAATGGCGAGCATTGCGGCCAAGAAGCAGGCGTTCGCTACGTATAACGCCGCGCTTGCCACGAAACGGCAAGCGGAATTGGCCCTATCGAAGACGACACTCCTATCGCGATTTGATGGGGTCGTATTGGCAAAGGCATTTAACACTGGAGAGTTGGCTGCGGAAGGTCAGTCTGTGTACACCCTAGGTAAAGTGGATGAATTGAAAGTACTCGTACCTTTGCCGGATCATGAGGCAAAACAATGGAAGGTAAGCACTGCCGTTGATGTAAGTCTGTATGGTGAGGTATCGAAAGGCATTATCAAGAAAATTTATCCGAGTACGAATGCGGCGACCGGAACGATTAATGGGGAAATCGTCATCCGTAATTCGAAGCTTGGCTGGTCTCCGGGGCAAGTGGTCAAGGTAGGACTGCATCAATCGAATGTGGATGTGATCCTGATTCCAGTGGAAGCCGTCATTCGTGATGGTGATCAACCTTTTGTATATAAACTAGAAAAAGGGATAGCCGTAAAAACGATTGTTCATTTAGGAGGGCATATGCTGAACAATCAGTTGGAAATAAGTGCCGGTCTGAAAGAAGGCGAGCAAATTGTAACCCGAGGCGCCGATATGTTGATGGATGGCGATCACATTCAAGCCGCTGAAGGAGCTACCCGATGA
- a CDS encoding GNAT family N-acetyltransferase, with product MTNQPSQVSMPVFSQTVTDYWHTTFLNGDVLYRDEVFTIVSNPDLSEDNRIMVLEAADGQVMSVLAPALAVKLDLHRRQDLSEAIFRQMLNEAGVMLHGADYLYYFAEADKNVLLQENLEGNLSQLSEQDHGVFSEFQSSASEQDLDDAYVELDHWAVFGSIEHNHLVCAASMYPWGDTQIADMGVLTLPNYRGKGHARKVVRSISKYAYEQGYEPQYRCQLDNYASTLLAKAAGLTLFGKWDVISPESKV from the coding sequence ATGACGAATCAACCAAGTCAAGTAAGTATGCCTGTATTTTCACAAACAGTAACTGACTATTGGCATACAACATTTTTGAATGGCGACGTCCTCTATCGAGATGAGGTCTTTACGATCGTCAGCAATCCAGACCTGAGCGAAGATAATCGTATTATGGTGCTGGAAGCCGCAGACGGCCAGGTTATGTCGGTCCTGGCGCCTGCGCTCGCGGTTAAGTTAGACCTTCATCGACGACAGGACTTGTCTGAAGCAATCTTTCGTCAGATGTTGAATGAAGCGGGAGTTATGCTGCATGGCGCGGATTATCTTTATTATTTTGCAGAAGCTGATAAGAACGTTCTCTTGCAAGAAAACCTGGAGGGTAATTTGAGTCAGTTATCAGAACAAGATCATGGAGTTTTCTCGGAGTTCCAGTCCTCTGCATCGGAACAAGATTTGGATGACGCTTATGTGGAATTGGATCACTGGGCAGTGTTCGGCTCTATTGAACACAATCACCTGGTATGCGCCGCCAGCATGTATCCCTGGGGAGATACGCAAATTGCAGACATGGGCGTACTCACTCTACCGAATTATAGAGGGAAGGGCCATGCCCGCAAAGTGGTACGTTCAATCAGCAAGTACGCTTATGAACAGGGCTATGAACCCCAGTACCGATGCCAGCTCGATAACTATGCATCCACGTTGCTGGCCAAAGCGGCTGGTTTGACGCTGTTTGGCAAATGGGACGTAATTTCTCCCGAATCTAAGGTCTGA
- a CDS encoding ABC transporter ATP-binding protein translates to MKKVVIGDHIVKSFGEGEEQRNVLDGVSLEVHEGEFIAVMGPSGSGKSTLMFALSGTDVVNGGKVLFDGKDLSEVGENELADVRRAKMGFVFQQPTLLKNLNILDNIILPSMRGNRKNASTITEKARTLMKKTGISELEKRSVTQVSGGQLQRAGICRALMNSPKIIFGDEPTGALNSQSAQEIMDLFTEINADGTAIMLVTHDAVVAARTERIMFMRDGKIVSELKLPKYDGTDFDDRVENVTVKMREVGI, encoded by the coding sequence ATGAAGAAGGTCGTTATCGGTGATCATATCGTAAAATCTTTCGGCGAAGGCGAAGAACAGCGGAATGTGCTGGATGGTGTATCGCTTGAAGTCCATGAGGGCGAATTCATTGCGGTGATGGGCCCGTCTGGATCGGGGAAGTCGACATTGATGTTTGCGCTGAGCGGAACAGATGTCGTGAATGGCGGCAAGGTACTTTTTGACGGCAAGGATCTATCGGAAGTTGGAGAGAATGAGCTAGCAGATGTACGTAGAGCCAAGATGGGATTTGTATTCCAGCAGCCTACACTGCTCAAGAATCTGAACATCCTCGACAATATCATTCTCCCATCTATGCGCGGTAACAGAAAAAACGCCTCCACCATAACGGAGAAGGCTAGAACGTTAATGAAAAAGACTGGCATCTCAGAGCTTGAAAAGCGCAGCGTTACACAGGTATCTGGAGGACAGCTTCAGCGTGCGGGCATATGCCGTGCGTTGATGAACAGCCCCAAAATCATCTTCGGGGACGAGCCGACGGGTGCACTAAACTCACAATCCGCGCAGGAGATCATGGATCTCTTCACGGAGATCAACGCGGACGGAACGGCGATTATGCTGGTCACGCATGACGCGGTGGTTGCTGCGCGGACGGAGCGTATCATGTTTATGCGCGACGGCAAAATTGTCAGCGAACTGAAGCTTCCCAAGTATGATGGAACGGACTTTGATGATAGAGTTGAGAACGTTACGGTCAAAATGCGGGAAGTCGGAATTTAA
- a CDS encoding ABC transporter permease: MYNRIIRNDMLKSKAITLTTMIFVAAAAMLVSLAAILVIHLTGAIDHLMTQAKTPHFMQMHSGEMNTARLASFAEQNSLVEDYQVLEFLNIDGAKIILGDRTLAKSVQDNGFSIQSDKFDYLLDLDGEIINPSKGELYVPLSYMRNNTTKVGDKAIISGKEFTVAGFLRDSQMNSSLSASKRFLVSRDDYVDLQNLGSIEYLIEFRLKDESAVGAFEAEYAAAGLEANGPTVTYTLFRTMNALSDGMMIAVILLVSALVVVIALMCIRFTLLAKIENDYREIGVMKAIGLRVTDIKKIYLAKYAAIAAAGSMLGFVLSFLFRDKLLENIRLYMGESDNAPYALLFGVIGILIVFIVIIAYVNGVLNRFRKISAAEAIRFGTSQEKNPIAKRMTLSGNRLLNTNFFLGIQDVLLRKKLYVTLLAVLVISAFIMIVPQNLYNTISSRTFIQYMGVGSYDLRIDIQQTDQISTKTAEIRNAMSSDSAITQSAVLITKSFKSKSEDGTGENMKIELGDHSIFPVEYAKGRAPVEGEIALSSMNADEMGKKVGDVLTLIVEGKEKDLTVSGIYSDITNGGKTAKAVFSDNSADIMWSMICATVSDKSLIDSIVKDYAERFDYAKISDVNEFVRQTFGSTIQSVQKASYAAIAVAVLITVLITLLFMKLLVAKDRYAIAVMKAFGFTNSDVTTQYISRSLFVLIVGIVLGTLLANTLGELLAGALISTFGASTFQFEVNPLSAYLLSPVLMIGSALIATIIGTWSAGQIKISKHIKG, encoded by the coding sequence ATGTATAACAGGATAATCCGAAATGATATGTTAAAGAGCAAAGCAATCACACTGACGACCATGATTTTCGTCGCGGCCGCGGCTATGCTCGTATCGCTCGCAGCGATCCTCGTGATCCATCTGACGGGTGCAATCGATCATCTAATGACACAAGCGAAAACGCCGCATTTTATGCAGATGCATTCAGGTGAGATGAATACAGCGCGGCTTGCATCTTTTGCCGAGCAGAATAGTCTTGTTGAAGACTATCAGGTGCTTGAATTTCTGAATATCGACGGTGCGAAGATTATTCTCGGCGACCGTACGCTTGCGAAGAGCGTCCAGGATAACGGGTTCAGCATACAGAGTGACAAATTTGATTATCTGCTCGATCTTGACGGGGAGATCATCAACCCATCCAAAGGTGAACTTTATGTTCCATTAAGTTATATGAGGAACAACACGACGAAGGTCGGCGATAAGGCAATCATCAGCGGGAAGGAATTTACCGTTGCAGGTTTCCTGCGCGATTCGCAAATGAATTCTTCGCTCTCCGCATCCAAGAGATTTCTTGTGAGCCGGGATGATTACGTCGACCTGCAAAACCTTGGAAGTATAGAATATCTGATTGAGTTCCGATTAAAGGATGAGTCCGCGGTAGGTGCTTTTGAAGCTGAATATGCCGCTGCAGGTCTTGAAGCGAATGGACCAACCGTTACATATACACTTTTCAGAACGATGAACGCTTTATCCGACGGGATGATGATTGCGGTGATCCTGCTTGTAAGCGCGCTAGTCGTTGTAATCGCATTGATGTGCATACGCTTCACACTCCTCGCGAAAATCGAAAACGACTATCGTGAAATTGGCGTGATGAAAGCAATCGGACTGCGTGTTACTGATATCAAAAAGATCTATCTTGCGAAATACGCGGCGATTGCGGCAGCAGGCAGTATGCTGGGATTCGTACTATCCTTCCTGTTCAGAGACAAATTGCTTGAGAATATTAGACTCTATATGGGCGAAAGCGATAATGCCCCCTATGCCTTGCTCTTCGGCGTCATCGGCATACTGATCGTGTTCATTGTCATCATCGCCTACGTAAATGGCGTATTGAATCGCTTTCGTAAAATTTCCGCGGCAGAAGCCATACGATTTGGTACTTCACAAGAAAAGAATCCTATTGCCAAGCGTATGACCTTAAGCGGTAACAGGCTGTTGAACACGAACTTTTTTCTTGGAATCCAAGATGTTCTTCTGAGGAAAAAGCTCTACGTTACATTGCTTGCGGTGCTCGTGATCTCTGCATTTATCATGATTGTTCCACAGAATCTATACAACACGATCTCCTCCAGAACGTTCATTCAATATATGGGGGTTGGTAGCTACGATCTGCGCATCGACATTCAGCAAACCGATCAAATCTCGACGAAAACCGCTGAAATTCGCAACGCGATGAGCAGTGACAGTGCCATAACCCAATCCGCTGTCCTGATTACAAAATCATTCAAATCAAAATCCGAAGACGGGACTGGGGAAAATATGAAAATTGAACTCGGCGACCATTCCATATTCCCTGTTGAATATGCGAAAGGAAGGGCACCTGTCGAAGGTGAAATTGCGCTCTCATCTATGAACGCTGATGAGATGGGCAAAAAAGTCGGCGATGTCTTGACGCTCATCGTGGAGGGGAAGGAGAAGGATCTCACCGTAAGTGGAATCTATTCTGACATTACGAACGGCGGCAAAACCGCAAAGGCCGTATTTAGCGACAACTCGGCGGACATCATGTGGAGCATGATTTGCGCTACAGTATCAGATAAATCGCTTATCGACAGCATCGTCAAGGATTATGCGGAGAGGTTCGATTATGCGAAGATTTCGGACGTTAATGAATTTGTTAGGCAGACATTCGGATCCACCATACAATCCGTACAAAAGGCTTCTTATGCCGCGATCGCCGTTGCGGTCCTGATTACGGTCTTGATTACGTTATTATTTATGAAACTGCTCGTTGCAAAGGATAGATATGCCATTGCCGTAATGAAAGCATTTGGATTTACGAACTCGGATGTTACGACGCAATATATATCACGTTCGTTATTTGTTCTGATTGTCGGCATCGTTCTCGGTACGCTTCTAGCGAACACGCTCGGAGAGTTACTTGCAGGCGCGTTGATCTCTACGTTTGGCGCATCGACATTCCAATTTGAGGTCAATCCGCTGTCGGCCTATCTACTAAGCCCGGTGTTGATGATCGGATCGGCACTTATCGCAACGATCATAGGCACATGGAGCGCAGGGCAGATCAAAATTTCCAAACATATAAAGGGGTAA
- a CDS encoding TetR/AcrR family transcriptional regulator: MRVVKEAEQRRNEILDAADALFGQKGFDGTSTNDILEKVGIARGTLYYHFKSKEDIMDALIQRYSDRILGAAQQIASDQSIPVVERVIRTILAMNLSGESSDVIMDHIHKPQNALMHQKIQKFIFNGVPPILTGIIREGIAEGMFNTPYPYECMEMVVIYANTVFDDDVVAMSNEERMTRIFALVCNIERLLGAETGSLKEAMKIFER; encoded by the coding sequence ATGAGAGTTGTTAAAGAAGCTGAGCAGCGCAGGAACGAAATCCTCGACGCGGCGGATGCGCTATTCGGTCAGAAGGGCTTTGATGGAACAAGCACAAACGATATTCTCGAGAAAGTGGGCATTGCACGGGGGACGCTGTATTATCACTTCAAGTCGAAAGAGGATATTATGGACGCGTTGATCCAGCGGTATAGCGACCGGATTCTAGGTGCAGCACAGCAAATTGCCTCTGACCAGAGCATTCCCGTCGTCGAACGTGTGATTCGCACCATCCTGGCGATGAATTTAAGCGGCGAGAGCAGCGATGTCATTATGGATCATATCCACAAGCCGCAGAACGCGTTAATGCACCAGAAAATACAAAAGTTCATCTTCAATGGCGTTCCGCCGATCCTCACAGGAATCATCCGCGAGGGCATTGCGGAGGGAATGTTCAATACGCCGTACCCGTATGAGTGCATGGAAATGGTCGTGATTTATGCGAATACCGTATTTGATGATGATGTGGTTGCCATGAGTAATGAGGAGCGCATGACTCGAATATTTGCTTTAGTCTGTAATATCGAACGATTGCTCGGCGCAGAAACCGGAAGTCTCAAGGAAGCAATGAAGATATTTGAGCGATAA